The sequence below is a genomic window from Chanos chanos chromosome 16, fChaCha1.1, whole genome shotgun sequence.
ACTCTTTATTCCTCTCAATGTCCCTGTGTTTCGTCTCTGTTTTTTACCATCAGTTAATTATGtctttgtgacagagagacagagagacagagagaaagagagagcgagagagagagagagaaacagagacaaagagacagacactaatAGAGTATGTGACAGTTGTGGTATTTCACTCATTCCTAACGGTTTACACAGATGTGCATCCCCAAACGCACAAACCCTTACTTTGTTGaggtgttttttccccctttaaccAATTATCATCGCAGAAATCAGAACTTAATTAGAAGTCTTAGCATATTGGTGTGCTACGAGATATTTTGAGGTACTCACATTCAGTTACCTCATGGCGAAAATGAAGGACAATAATTATAATTTGTGAatgacattcattcattgaagGCTCCTTCAGCTGTGTAAAATTTTTAAATTTGCCGGGAAGAGATTCAAATCAAATGAGTCTGTTTTGAATTTAAGTTCTTGAGCTCGAGCTCCGAAGTCATGTCGTTATTCgttacataaataaaagataccgaataatatttaaaattacATCTTTATTAAGACGGCATGCTGCACCACTCATTCAAGTTTCATCGAGTACAAAAGAAAATTGTTCATGCAGCTCCAGCGTTCCATTCTTGAGCGCTAGCGCAGCGGGAGCGGAGATCCACTGGGCATTGCGCGTGCtgaggagaggggggaaaaaacgttGAACGGGGCTCAAGAGAAAACGTGCAAGTGTCCCCCATCAAGACAAGTGTTCGCGCCCCCCTCGCGTGCTTTACAAAAACTGGATTCAgcgaaaaatacattttgacatCTTCAGAGTCAAAAAAAATACCAACGGTGCGTAATGCATAGACTATCGTCTCaccacaaaaaaagataaaacttcATGCGTTTGGGTGCTCTTTTAAACAAGCATTAAAACTTTGACATTCACTTGTATTAGCGCTGAGGTAAAAACCTGTAAACATTTCCGTATCACGAAAGTCAAATACCAAAGAGCAGAACGGGTTGTTCAAATGCAGGCTACATAACATCTTAAATACatatccaaaacaaaaacataaaggGATACGAAAACAACATTCTCTGTTCTTTTGCAAGCTCATTTTCTGTTACCACTTTGGTCGCTTTAACAAGGACCCAGTCTCTGCTCGGCTTCACTTTGAGTTCAAGTCTAGAATAATGACATTAACATATCCTCCAGCCACAAAACAAAGTCGACTGTTAGTGACTACCCGCTCCGGGTATAGTGCATAGTGCTCCGACCCGGTGTCCGTGTGTCTTCCGTGACTGTGGCTAACTCAGTCCGATCATCACCGCTTCCACGTCCTTGGACGGTCTCCGGTCCTTCACAAGAAAGTTGATCATGCTCTCGGACTTGATCATGAGGTTGCAGCCAAGGAAGAAGATCCCGAACATCACTGTAAGAGAAAGTACGCACAATACAGCGATCTGCACCACGCGCGTCACAAACAGCTTGCGCTCGTCCGGTGGAAGCACGAGAGACCCGCCACCGTCGCTCGCGGCCACATCGCTCCCATTGCCCGTGCAGCAGCTGACCAGTGTGCCCGCAAGCTCGTGGCTGCGATTGAGCAGCGCCCCATGCTTTAGCACTGTGTTGTTGAAGAACGTGCTGTTCATAACGAGCGTGAGGATTGTACTGAAGGCGAGATATGAGCGCCCGCTTCCCCCAGGCAAATTCTCACGAGGACTCCTGTTCCCACAGCTGCTTGTTGCGTCATGAGAGTTTAAGGcgaaaaaaatcaataaaagttTCCAAATAATGTCACACAGTTTAAGTGTAGGTTATCTGTAgccgttttttttattttggtgggAAAACGGCTCAACCACCTCAGACTGCCCTAGAACGACGCTTGTGACTAAAGCATCAGCACCGTTTAGCACCTATAATCGAACGAGGGACTTTCAGTACGCAACCTCTGTGTGGTTCACCTTTGTCCACGTAGACACCTTATGTTTAAAAAGAGGTCGAGCTCTTTGCTTTTTCACAGCTACTGGCACGCGGGCGCGTTGGCCAATTATCTCATACTGCCTTCAGTACACGGatgcaatgattgtgtgtgtgtgtgtgagtgatggggggggggggtgctcagCTGACGGCAGACAGTCTCTTTTTTGCCatgtgagaaaaagaggtgTGATCAACCTTCTCGTGCCAAGATGCCCATCGTTCAGAGAGTGAGCCCAACAGAAGCAGCTGAGGCGTACTGTTCCGTTGATATTTTCGGGTTTTGGTGGACCGTTAATGACGTCACAGCATTTGTATTCGAAACATCAAACCATAATCAAATACTTAATTCAAAGTAATAAAATGCAGATTGTATTGACTGATTGATGACATATTAACAGTGGTAACTTTGCAGTGCATCCCAGAAAAATATCATACATAACTTTTTCATACTGTTTAGGCTACATTTagtaaacacaaaaaacacttcacACCTCCAAAATCGCACATACAACGCTGCATACTACGGCAGCCCACAAGTCCAGTTGCTGAAGCTATTTGTTGGTATTCTCGCTAAGGTGATAAGGCGCAGAATATGCTAATGGTGTGAACgttaattgtatttatttatttatctcggATAAACGTGGGATGTGTTTATAGTGTGAATATGACAGTGATCTTAAACTAAACTGATTTAGAAGCATCGTAACATCCTGAAATTTGAGACTTTTAATCTAGAAATACTTGACATTTGTCGAGAACTTTAATTTGTATCTTTCAATGTACCTTGTAA
It includes:
- the rprml gene encoding reprimo-like protein, whose protein sequence is MNSTFFNNTVLKHGALLNRSHELAGTLVSCCTGNGSDVAASDGGGSLVLPPDERKLFVTRVVQIAVLCVLSLTVMFGIFFLGCNLMIKSESMINFLVKDRRPSKDVEAVMIGLS